From a region of the Nitrospirota bacterium genome:
- a CDS encoding transketolase family protein, translated as MSCKRVYGMATRDAYGKVLVELGRENPLIVALDADLSKSTKSVFFAKEFKDRFFNMGIAEANMVSTAAGLASCGKIPFASSFASFLMCKTFDQLRMSVANPHLNVKLAGSHGGISIGEDGASQMSVEDIALACSLPGFVVLVPADEFSTMALVRQAAEHKGPVYIRTGRPKAPVIYQKGSDIKIGTANIVREGIDVTVIANGLMVQEAVEAACACSERGIDVRVIDMHTVKPIDVNSIIQSAQTTGAIVTAEEHLLSGGLGSAVAQVVSENCPVPMGFVGLHDTYAESGTPEELFRKYGITAGDIVRKIDAVLKRK; from the coding sequence ATGTCCTGTAAAAGGGTTTACGGGATGGCTACGAGGGATGCTTATGGCAAGGTGCTGGTTGAGCTTGGCAGGGAAAATCCTTTAATAGTTGCCCTTGATGCCGATTTATCAAAGTCCACAAAGAGCGTCTTCTTTGCCAAAGAGTTTAAGGACAGATTTTTTAACATGGGTATAGCGGAAGCAAACATGGTTTCAACTGCCGCAGGTCTTGCCTCCTGCGGAAAGATACCTTTTGCATCAAGTTTTGCATCATTTCTGATGTGTAAAACGTTTGACCAGCTCCGGATGAGCGTGGCCAATCCACATCTTAATGTAAAGCTGGCAGGCTCTCATGGCGGCATTAGCATAGGAGAAGACGGGGCTTCTCAGATGTCTGTAGAAGATATAGCCCTCGCATGTTCTCTTCCAGGCTTTGTCGTCCTCGTACCTGCAGATGAATTTTCTACAATGGCCTTAGTCAGACAGGCAGCAGAACACAAAGGCCCTGTTTACATACGTACAGGCAGGCCAAAGGCTCCGGTTATTTACCAGAAGGGCTCTGACATTAAAATTGGCACAGCAAACATTGTTCGTGAGGGAATAGACGTAACGGTAATAGCAAACGGTCTGATGGTGCAGGAGGCTGTTGAAGCGGCATGTGCATGCAGTGAGAGGGGAATTGATGTCCGGGTCATAGACATGCATACCGTAAAACCAATAGATGTAAATTCTATTATCCAGTCTGCTCAAACTACGGGGGCTATTGTAACGGCGGAAGAACATCTCCTGTCAGGAGGTCTTGGTTCTGCTGTGGCTCAGGTGGTCAGCGAGAACTGCCCGGTACCAATGGGATTTGTGGGACTCCATGATACCTACGCAGAGTCAGGCACACCGGAGGAGCTTTTCAGAAAATACGGGATTACAGCAGGTGATATAGTAAGGAAAATTGATGCGGTATTGAAGAGAAAATAG
- the elbB gene encoding isoprenoid biosynthesis glyoxalase ElbB: MAKVGVVLSGCGVQDGSEIHESVLTLYFLGKYGATPVIMAPNVEQAHVVNHLTGEVSKGERRNVLVESARIARGNIRDVRGIRAAEIDALIFPGGFGAAKNLCTFAFDGADCKVNEDVARLTMDTFSLGKPIGAICIAPAMMAKIFGDATPLELTIGSDKDTADAINAMGGHHLSCTASNIVVDSKHKVVSTPAYMTAGSIGEAADGIEKLVKAVLDLTRR; encoded by the coding sequence ATGGCAAAGGTTGGCGTGGTTTTATCCGGATGTGGTGTTCAGGACGGTTCTGAGATACATGAGAGTGTCCTGACCCTTTATTTCCTCGGGAAATACGGTGCAACACCTGTTATTATGGCGCCCAATGTGGAGCAGGCCCACGTAGTCAATCACCTTACCGGGGAGGTGTCCAAGGGGGAGAGGCGAAATGTCCTTGTTGAATCTGCAAGGATTGCCAGAGGGAATATCAGGGATGTCAGAGGCATCCGTGCAGCAGAAATAGATGCACTGATATTTCCCGGCGGTTTCGGGGCAGCTAAAAACCTATGCACATTTGCCTTCGATGGAGCTGACTGCAAGGTTAATGAGGATGTGGCAAGACTGACGATGGATACCTTCAGCTTGGGTAAGCCAATAGGCGCCATATGTATTGCACCTGCAATGATGGCAAAGATATTCGGAGATGCGACACCGCTTGAACTTACGATAGGCTCGGACAAGGATACGGCGGATGCCATAAATGCGATGGGAGGGCATCATCTTAGTTGTACTGCATCAAACATAGTCGTTGACAGCAAGCATAAGGTAGTGTCTACTCCTGCTTATATGACAGCGGGCTCAATAGGAGAGGCGGCAGACGGTATAGAAAAACTGGTAAAAGCTGTTCTTGATCTGACAAGAAGATAA
- a CDS encoding RNA polymerase factor sigma-32: protein MDYEKDIEPDNDIELTEGPDDADELEQLDGVISEPMNIEDIDILVPHEGDDFVSGTSLARYDPLQHYMAEIRRYRYLTKEEEIRLAIRYKEEGDLDAISKLIMANLKMVVVIAMEYKRVGLNMMDLIQEGNLGLMQAVKKFDPYRNLRLVTYATWWVKAYMLRYIINNWRLVKIGTTQAQRKLFFNLMKEKARLEALGYEAGPKLIASELGVKEKEVIEMDQRLGSQDVSVDEPLSEDSKSTLLSVLSSGETPVIDRIADEEISLIFKEKIAGFSDGLNERDLDILQNRILSEEPKSLSEIGRRFDISKERVRQLEGNIIKRLKEYLQREVKDFDALRPD, encoded by the coding sequence ATGGACTACGAAAAAGATATCGAACCGGATAACGACATCGAGTTAACTGAAGGGCCGGATGATGCGGATGAATTAGAGCAGTTAGACGGTGTCATCAGCGAACCGATGAATATTGAGGATATTGATATATTGGTTCCGCATGAGGGGGATGATTTCGTCTCAGGCACATCGCTTGCCCGCTATGATCCTCTTCAGCACTACATGGCAGAGATCAGGAGATACCGTTACCTTACAAAAGAGGAAGAGATCAGACTTGCAATCAGGTATAAGGAAGAAGGTGACCTTGATGCTATATCGAAGCTGATAATGGCAAACCTCAAGATGGTCGTAGTTATTGCTATGGAGTACAAGAGGGTAGGTTTGAACATGATGGACCTGATCCAGGAAGGTAACCTCGGTCTTATGCAGGCAGTGAAGAAATTCGATCCTTACCGTAACCTGAGACTTGTTACTTATGCCACATGGTGGGTAAAGGCGTATATGCTCAGATACATAATCAATAACTGGCGGCTCGTTAAGATCGGGACTACTCAGGCACAGAGAAAACTATTTTTCAATCTCATGAAGGAGAAGGCAAGGCTTGAGGCCCTGGGATATGAGGCAGGCCCCAAGCTTATCGCAAGTGAACTCGGTGTGAAGGAAAAAGAGGTTATTGAGATGGACCAGCGCCTTGGAAGTCAGGATGTATCTGTGGATGAGCCGCTGTCAGAAGACTCTAAGAGCACACTGTTGAGTGTTTTATCCTCCGGAGAGACCCCTGTTATTGACAGGATTGCGGATGAAGAGATTTCTTTAATATTTAAAGAAAAGATTGCAGGGTTTTCAGATGGCTTGAATGAGCGAGACCTTGATATACTGCAGAACAGGATACTATCGGAAGAGCCAAAATCACTCAGTGAAATAGGCAGAAGATTTGATATATCAAAGGAACGTGTCAGGCAGCTCGAGGGAAATATAATAAAACGTCTTAAAGAATATCTTCAGAGGGAGGTTAAGGATTTTGATGCCCTCAGGCCTGATTGA
- a CDS encoding transketolase has protein sequence MDIEKLAETAKIIRRDIIKMTTEVNSGHPGGSLSATDIIAVLYFKVMRHDPDNPEWPDRDRFILSKGHAAPALYSALAHSGYFPTEQLLTLRRFGSPLQGHPETGKLQGVEASTGSLGQGLSIASGIALAGKIDNKDYHTYVMIGDGESEEGQVWEAAMSSAYYRLDNLTAFIDYNSIQLDGWVKDIMELEPIVDKWKAFGWHVIEIDGHNLHQIIKAIEEAKATTGKPTVIVARTVKGKGVSFMENNVEFHGMAATREQMAVALKELGE, from the coding sequence ATGGACATAGAAAAACTGGCAGAAACAGCAAAGATTATCCGCAGGGATATAATTAAGATGACTACTGAGGTGAATTCCGGTCACCCCGGGGGATCTCTTTCTGCAACAGATATAATAGCTGTACTCTATTTCAAGGTCATGAGACATGACCCTGATAATCCCGAATGGCCTGACAGGGATAGATTTATACTCAGCAAGGGACATGCAGCGCCAGCCCTCTACAGTGCACTTGCCCATTCCGGATATTTTCCGACTGAACAGCTTCTTACGCTGAGACGGTTCGGGAGTCCTCTGCAGGGCCACCCGGAAACGGGGAAATTACAAGGGGTAGAGGCATCTACAGGCTCACTTGGTCAGGGACTTTCCATTGCCTCTGGCATCGCGCTGGCGGGAAAGATTGATAATAAGGACTATCATACTTACGTAATGATTGGTGACGGGGAATCAGAAGAGGGACAGGTTTGGGAAGCAGCCATGTCTTCTGCCTATTACAGGCTTGATAATCTTACCGCATTTATTGATTACAACAGTATTCAACTTGATGGATGGGTGAAGGATATAATGGAGCTGGAACCGATAGTTGACAAGTGGAAAGCGTTTGGCTGGCATGTCATAGAAATAGATGGACATAATCTACACCAGATAATAAAGGCTATTGAAGAGGCAAAGGCTACTACGGGAAAACCAACGGTTATTGTTGCACGGACCGTCAAAGGAAAAGGTGTATCATTTATGGAAAACAATGTGGAGTTTCATGGAATGGCAGCGACACGTGAGCAGATGGCAGTTGCCCTGAAAGAGTTGGGGGAATAG